The following coding sequences lie in one Amycolatopsis cihanbeyliensis genomic window:
- a CDS encoding GNAT family N-acetyltransferase, which produces MSSTTDRTIQYTASIAETPEQVREAQRLRYRVFAGEFGATLNSLVDGLDVDEYDEACDHLIVRRTDTEEIVGTYRLLPPGRRARLYSDSEFDLTALGDIRDTIVETGRSCVHPEHRTGAVITQMWSALGRYVLLSGHRYLAGAASVPLHDGGAIAANAWRLAERKHASPQHLRVRPLHPWTPEQVPTRERRPSYAELPPLFRGYLRLGAWVCGPPAHDPEFNVADFFTLLQLDRADQRYMHYFLGDEQ; this is translated from the coding sequence TTGTCGTCGACTACTGACCGGACGATCCAGTACACGGCTTCGATCGCCGAAACGCCGGAGCAGGTCCGGGAGGCGCAACGCTTGCGCTACCGCGTTTTCGCGGGTGAGTTCGGCGCCACACTCAACTCCCTCGTCGACGGGCTGGACGTGGACGAGTACGACGAGGCTTGCGATCACCTGATCGTGCGGCGGACGGACACCGAGGAGATCGTCGGCACCTACCGCCTGCTGCCTCCCGGCCGCCGCGCGCGGCTGTACTCGGACAGCGAGTTCGATCTGACCGCACTCGGGGACATCCGGGACACCATCGTGGAAACCGGGCGCTCCTGCGTACATCCGGAGCACCGCACCGGCGCGGTGATCACCCAGATGTGGTCGGCGCTCGGCCGGTACGTCCTGCTGTCCGGGCATCGCTATCTCGCCGGGGCCGCCTCGGTCCCGCTGCACGACGGCGGGGCGATCGCGGCGAACGCATGGCGGCTCGCCGAGCGGAAGCACGCCAGCCCGCAGCACCTGCGGGTGCGCCCGCTGCATCCGTGGACCCCGGAGCAGGTACCCACGCGGGAACGGCGCCCGAGCTACGCGGAGCTACCGCCGTTGTTTCGCGGATACCTCCGCCTTGGCGCCTGGGTCTGCGGCCCGCCCGCGCACGACCCGGAGTTCAACGTCGCCGACTTCTTCACCTTGCTGCAACTCGACCGCGCCGACCAGCGCTATATGCATTACTTCCTGGGGGACGAACAGTGA
- a CDS encoding maleylpyruvate isomerase family mycothiol-dependent enzyme produces the protein MPSCPGWTVSKLVRHIARVHSWVRATMADPSGERAAAGTPPEGWADLLDWWAEQRAGLFEGFAAGPEAPAWMPFRLFPPTTASWARRQAHEAAIHRVDAELALGPRANAVSFDPEFAADGIDELLAWLLPSRPDGWNSGEVAGEVLVHAADAGRVWTVRLEPGAAPEVRAGAAVPAGFEAGATIAGTADSVYRAVWGRPSRAVMSGNAALLEPLRAP, from the coding sequence GTGCCGAGCTGCCCGGGGTGGACGGTGAGCAAGCTGGTCCGGCACATCGCCAGGGTGCATTCCTGGGTACGTGCGACGATGGCCGACCCGAGCGGTGAGCGGGCGGCGGCCGGCACCCCGCCCGAGGGGTGGGCGGACCTGCTGGACTGGTGGGCCGAGCAGCGAGCCGGCCTGTTCGAGGGGTTCGCGGCCGGGCCGGAGGCACCCGCCTGGATGCCGTTCCGGTTGTTCCCGCCGACCACGGCATCCTGGGCTCGCCGGCAGGCGCACGAGGCGGCCATCCACCGGGTGGACGCGGAGCTCGCGCTCGGTCCACGGGCGAACGCGGTGAGTTTCGACCCGGAGTTCGCCGCGGACGGGATCGACGAGTTACTGGCCTGGCTGCTGCCGAGCAGGCCGGACGGCTGGAACAGCGGCGAGGTCGCGGGCGAGGTGCTGGTACACGCCGCCGACGCGGGCCGGGTGTGGACCGTGCGGCTGGAGCCGGGCGCGGCGCCGGAGGTGCGGGCCGGGGCCGCGGTGCCGGCCGGGTTCGAGGCGGGAGCCACCATCGCGGGCACCGCGGACTCGGTGTACCGGGCGGTCTGGGGCCGGCCGAGCCGCGCGGTCATGTCCGGGAACGCCGCGCTGCTGGAGCCGTTGCGAGCGCCCTGA
- a CDS encoding UDP-N-acetylmuramate dehydrogenase: MSAVGTGTEMTLASYTTLRLGGPAGRFLVAGTDGELVDRVRAADAAGEPLLLLGGGSNLVVADAGFEGTVLRIGTGGWERDKQDGPEVEVEAAAGEQWDAFVAATVEHGLGGLECLSGIPGLVGATPIQNVGAYGCEVGDLIVSVRLYDRRTGEVRTLTASELGFAYRTSVLKGTDRGVVLGVRFRLRADGLSQEIRYAELARTLGVRTGARVPAEQARAAVLGLRRGKGMVLEAADHDTWSAGSFFTNPIVAESALPGVLARIAEVVGADAAVPRYPAPAGVKLSAAWLIERAGFGKGHPGPGGRVALSGKHTLALTNRGGASTADLLALAREVRAGVHTAFGVTLHPEPLLINCAL; this comes from the coding sequence GTGAGCGCTGTCGGAACGGGCACTGAAATGACCTTGGCGAGCTACACCACACTGCGGCTCGGTGGGCCGGCAGGCCGGTTTCTCGTCGCCGGTACGGACGGGGAGCTGGTGGACCGGGTGCGAGCCGCCGACGCGGCGGGCGAGCCGCTGCTGCTGCTCGGCGGCGGCTCGAACCTGGTCGTGGCGGACGCCGGGTTCGAAGGGACGGTGCTGCGGATCGGTACCGGCGGCTGGGAACGGGACAAACAGGACGGTCCCGAGGTCGAGGTGGAGGCGGCGGCCGGGGAGCAGTGGGACGCGTTCGTCGCGGCCACCGTCGAGCACGGCCTCGGCGGGCTGGAGTGTCTTTCCGGGATCCCCGGGCTGGTCGGCGCCACCCCGATCCAGAATGTCGGCGCCTACGGGTGTGAGGTCGGTGACTTGATCGTGTCGGTGCGGCTGTACGACCGCCGCACCGGTGAGGTCCGCACGCTCACCGCGAGCGAACTGGGCTTCGCCTACCGCACGAGCGTGCTCAAGGGCACCGATCGCGGGGTCGTGCTCGGCGTGCGGTTCCGCCTGCGTGCCGACGGGCTGTCCCAGGAGATCCGCTACGCCGAGCTGGCGCGGACCCTCGGCGTGCGAACCGGTGCGCGGGTGCCGGCCGAACAGGCGCGCGCGGCCGTGCTGGGCCTGCGGCGGGGCAAGGGCATGGTGCTGGAGGCCGCGGATCACGACACCTGGAGCGCGGGCTCGTTCTTCACCAACCCGATCGTCGCCGAGTCCGCGCTACCCGGGGTGCTGGCCAGGATCGCGGAGGTGGTCGGGGCGGATGCCGCGGTGCCGCGCTACCCCGCCCCCGCCGGGGTCAAGCTGTCCGCGGCCTGGCTGATCGAGCGGGCCGGTTTCGGCAAGGGCCACCCCGGGCCCGGTGGCCGGGTGGCGCTGTCCGGCAAGCACACCCTCGCACTGACCAACCGGGGTGGCGCCAGCACCGCGGACCTGCTGGCGCTGGCCCGCGAGGTCCGCGCGGGGGTGCACACCGCCTTCGGCGTCACCCTGCACCCCGAACCCCTCCTCATCAACTGCGCCCTGTGA
- a CDS encoding ArsR/SmtB family transcription factor — MNEETPRGDELLRVLTALANPQRLRIVGILTRGRQYVSRLARELGISRPLLYVHLHRLEAAGLVVGVLETAGDGKTMKYYRATQFAVQLTPHTVMRAATTLGDHR, encoded by the coding sequence ATGAACGAGGAGACCCCTCGAGGTGACGAGCTACTGCGCGTCCTCACCGCGCTGGCCAATCCGCAACGGCTGCGTATCGTCGGCATACTCACCCGCGGCAGGCAGTACGTCAGCAGGCTGGCCCGCGAGCTCGGCATCAGCCGTCCGCTTCTCTATGTGCACCTGCATCGCCTGGAAGCGGCCGGGCTGGTCGTCGGCGTGCTGGAAACCGCGGGGGACGGAAAGACCATGAAGTACTACCGGGCGACGCAGTTTGCCGTCCAGCTCACACCACACACCGTCATGCGGGCTGCCACCACGTTGGGGGATCACCGATGA
- a CDS encoding YbaK/EbsC family protein, with amino-acid sequence MRTWNIAGSLTVEPATRRPDLLAEPVAKALPALPKAEELGVVEIDPELADTAEFCAAYGSPPSASANCVVVAGKRAGELRYAAAMILATTRADVNNVLRRRLDVRKASFAAMDEAVELTGMAYGGITPLGLPDGWPVLVDEAVAAAPELVIGSGLRGSKLLVTGDLLAGLPGAETVPGLGKPVS; translated from the coding sequence GTGCGTACCTGGAATATCGCCGGCTCGCTGACCGTCGAGCCCGCCACTCGCCGCCCGGACCTGCTGGCCGAGCCGGTCGCCAAGGCGCTGCCCGCACTGCCGAAGGCCGAGGAGCTCGGTGTCGTCGAGATCGACCCCGAGCTGGCCGATACCGCCGAATTCTGCGCCGCCTACGGCTCACCCCCCTCCGCTTCGGCGAACTGCGTGGTGGTCGCGGGCAAGCGGGCAGGTGAGCTGCGCTACGCGGCCGCCATGATCCTCGCCACCACCCGAGCCGATGTGAACAACGTGCTCCGGCGCAGGCTGGACGTCCGCAAGGCGTCCTTCGCGGCCATGGACGAGGCGGTCGAGCTGACCGGCATGGCCTACGGGGGCATCACCCCGCTCGGCCTGCCCGACGGCTGGCCGGTGCTGGTCGACGAAGCCGTCGCCGCCGCGCCCGAGCTGGTGATCGGCAGCGGGCTGCGTGGCAGCAAGCTGCTGGTCACCGGGGACCTGCTGGCCGGGCTGCCCGGCGCCGAGACGGTGCCCGGCCTCGGCAAACCAGTGAGCTGA
- a CDS encoding DedA family protein has product MLDLLHRLTEVLQGTLGSPWLWVVVFLVAGLDALLPFMPSETTVITVAVLIGPDLGKLALLAVVAAGGALAGDYLGYWIGRGAGPVALRRLQQGERGREQYLWARAKVERHATALIVAGRYLPGGRVASALATGSMRFPAGRFAALDAAGTSIWAGYSVLIGYIGGANFTEQPAKGLLLAFALGLLTVATIEAVRRIRSRRAVLRLRARDRDPFDRPAERGDGGGPGRPGAELPGVDGEQAGPAHRQGAFLGTCDDGRPER; this is encoded by the coding sequence ATGCTTGACCTGCTGCACCGGCTCACCGAGGTGTTGCAGGGCACGCTCGGTTCACCCTGGCTGTGGGTGGTGGTGTTCCTGGTCGCCGGCCTGGACGCGCTGCTGCCGTTCATGCCGAGCGAGACCACCGTGATCACGGTCGCCGTGCTGATCGGGCCGGACCTCGGCAAGTTGGCGCTGCTCGCGGTGGTCGCCGCGGGCGGCGCGCTCGCCGGCGACTACCTCGGCTACTGGATCGGCAGGGGCGCGGGCCCGGTCGCGTTACGCCGGTTGCAGCAGGGCGAGCGCGGCAGGGAACAGTACCTGTGGGCGCGCGCCAAGGTGGAGCGGCACGCCACCGCACTGATCGTCGCGGGCCGGTACCTGCCTGGCGGCCGCGTCGCCTCCGCGCTGGCCACCGGCAGCATGCGCTTCCCCGCGGGCCGGTTCGCCGCGCTGGACGCCGCGGGGACCTCCATCTGGGCCGGTTACAGCGTGCTGATCGGCTACATCGGCGGGGCGAACTTCACCGAGCAGCCCGCGAAGGGCCTGCTGCTGGCGTTCGCGCTCGGCTTGCTGACGGTCGCCACCATCGAGGCCGTTCGGCGGATACGCTCACGGCGTGCGGTACTCCGACTTCGTGCACGCGACCGAGATCCATTCGACCGGCCTGCTGAGCGCGGCGACGGCGGCGGGCCCGGACGCCCCGGTGCCGAGCTGCCCGGGGTGGACGGTGAGCAAGCTGGTCCGGCACATCGCCAGGGTGCATTCCTGGGTACGTGCGACGATGGCCGACCCGAGCGGTGA
- a CDS encoding DUF2516 family protein, which yields MPLLVYWITEAIRWAGALAGLFAFVHALSQRADAYTAADRKTKPIWLAITGGSTAAMALFAFFGPGMIFWLAGLIAALVYLVDVRPKLIEVQRGGQSW from the coding sequence GTGCCGCTGTTAGTGTATTGGATCACCGAGGCCATCCGCTGGGCCGGCGCTCTGGCTGGTCTGTTCGCCTTCGTGCACGCGCTGTCCCAGCGTGCCGACGCCTACACTGCCGCGGACCGCAAGACCAAGCCGATCTGGCTGGCGATCACCGGCGGCTCCACCGCGGCGATGGCGCTGTTCGCCTTCTTCGGGCCGGGCATGATCTTCTGGTTGGCCGGACTGATCGCTGCCCTGGTCTATCTCGTCGACGTCCGGCCGAAGCTCATCGAGGTGCAGCGCGGCGGCCAGAGCTGGTAG
- a CDS encoding SDR family oxidoreductase: MSKRIAVITGASAGIGASTARALAQAGFGVVLGARRLDRVSALADELSGTAHLLDVTDQESVASFAERVPECHVLVNNAGGARGLERVEAANEQNWRWMWETNVLGTLRMTKALLPKLIESGDGHVLTVTSIAGHEVYDNGSGYTSAKHAQSALHRTLRSEHLGQPVRFTEIIPGMVETDFSLNRFEGDAERAEKVYQGLDPLTPDDVAEVIAFAATRPAHVNLDEIVLKPRAQYNGSRFHRE; the protein is encoded by the coding sequence ATGAGCAAGCGAATCGCAGTCATCACCGGCGCCAGCGCGGGGATCGGCGCGTCGACCGCGCGGGCGTTGGCCCAGGCCGGCTTCGGTGTGGTCCTCGGCGCCCGGCGCCTCGACCGCGTCTCCGCACTGGCGGACGAGCTGTCCGGAACCGCTCATCTCCTGGACGTGACCGACCAGGAATCGGTTGCGTCGTTCGCCGAGCGGGTTCCGGAGTGCCATGTGCTGGTGAACAACGCCGGTGGGGCGCGCGGCCTCGAGCGGGTCGAGGCCGCGAACGAGCAGAACTGGCGCTGGATGTGGGAAACCAACGTGCTCGGCACGTTGCGGATGACCAAGGCCCTGCTGCCGAAGTTGATCGAGTCCGGCGACGGGCATGTGCTGACTGTGACATCCATCGCGGGACACGAGGTCTACGACAACGGCTCCGGCTACACCTCGGCCAAGCACGCGCAGTCCGCGCTGCACCGGACGTTGCGCTCGGAGCACCTCGGGCAGCCGGTGCGGTTCACCGAGATCATCCCGGGCATGGTGGAGACCGACTTCTCGCTCAACCGGTTCGAGGGCGACGCCGAGCGGGCCGAGAAGGTCTACCAGGGGCTGGACCCGTTGACCCCGGACGATGTGGCGGAGGTCATCGCGTTCGCGGCGACCAGGCCCGCGCACGTCAACCTGGACGAGATCGTGCTCAAACCCCGCGCCCAGTACAACGGCTCCCGTTTCCACCGCGAGTAA
- a CDS encoding helix-turn-helix domain-containing protein, with the protein MTEPRADGHGESHGATGPIEKVTDLGRDIGEYIRQQRNTAKISLRQLSKLAGVSNPYLSQIERGVRKPSAEILQQIAKGLRISAEALYVQAGILDLPAGGPVPEAIRADAGLTERQKQVLLDVYESFRRENAAGDGDHNSDQTSVQE; encoded by the coding sequence ATGACCGAACCGCGGGCCGATGGCCACGGTGAGTCGCACGGTGCCACCGGTCCCATCGAGAAGGTGACCGACCTCGGGCGGGACATCGGGGAGTACATCCGGCAGCAGCGCAACACCGCGAAGATCTCGTTGCGGCAACTGTCCAAGCTGGCCGGAGTGTCCAACCCGTATCTCAGCCAGATCGAGCGCGGTGTGCGCAAGCCGAGCGCGGAGATCCTGCAGCAGATCGCCAAGGGGCTGCGGATCTCGGCCGAGGCGCTCTACGTCCAGGCGGGGATTCTCGATCTCCCCGCCGGAGGTCCGGTGCCCGAGGCGATTCGCGCCGACGCCGGGCTGACCGAGCGGCAAAAGCAGGTGCTGCTCGACGTCTACGAGTCCTTCCGCCGCGAGAACGCGGCCGGAGACGGGGACCACAACAGCGACCAGACCTCAGTCCAGGAGTGA
- a CDS encoding DUF2505 domain-containing protein gives MASRIEHRAEFPHSVDEVYRAQSDAAALRARLERIGGHQARLAEHEATADGVRFTLVQGISADRLPQAVRSLHRGDLIVHREQRWQHTGDGEVYTGTATASVDGVPGRITARTELRAGGAGAVLRATGEVTVRIPLVGGKLEGAIAEQVTALLEREAEFTASWLGRDS, from the coding sequence ATGGCATCCCGCATTGAGCACCGCGCGGAGTTCCCGCACAGCGTCGACGAGGTGTACCGCGCGCAGTCCGATGCCGCCGCCCTGCGGGCCAGGCTCGAACGGATCGGCGGTCATCAGGCCCGGCTCGCCGAGCACGAGGCGACCGCGGACGGGGTGCGATTCACCCTGGTACAAGGTATTTCGGCGGACCGGCTGCCGCAGGCGGTCCGTTCACTGCACCGGGGCGACCTGATCGTGCACCGCGAGCAACGCTGGCAGCACACCGGCGATGGCGAGGTCTACACCGGAACCGCGACGGCCTCCGTGGACGGTGTGCCCGGCCGGATCACCGCCCGCACCGAGCTGCGGGCGGGGGGCGCGGGGGCCGTGCTGCGCGCCACCGGCGAGGTGACGGTGCGGATCCCGCTGGTCGGCGGCAAGTTGGAGGGCGCCATCGCCGAGCAGGTCACCGCGCTGCTCGAGCGGGAGGCCGAGTTCACCGCGTCGTGGCTCGGGCGGGACAGCTAG
- the purU gene encoding formyltetrahydrofolate deformylase: MITFGCPDRTGIIARISSFLAEAGGWIVEAAYHTDPDTGWFFTRQEVRADSLPFEVDELRARFAGVARSLGSDTDWQVDDTGERSRVVLLVSREGHCLYDLLGRVASGELDIELPAVIGNHPALGDITRAHGIPFHHVPFPRGDAEGGAAAFRRIRELVDEHDPHAVVLARFMRILPPELCTAWAGRALNIHHSFLPSFVGARPYHQAHARGVKLVGATCHYVTADLDAGPIIEQDVIRVGHGDSVSDMVRKGRDIEKVTLARGLRWHLERRVLVHGNRTVVF; this comes from the coding sequence GTGATCACTTTCGGCTGCCCGGACCGGACGGGGATCATCGCGCGGATCTCCTCCTTCCTCGCCGAGGCCGGCGGCTGGATCGTCGAGGCTGCTTACCACACCGACCCGGACACCGGCTGGTTCTTCACCCGGCAGGAGGTGCGGGCCGACTCGCTGCCGTTCGAGGTGGATGAGCTCCGCGCGCGCTTCGCCGGGGTGGCCAGGTCGCTGGGCAGCGACACCGACTGGCAGGTGGACGACACCGGGGAGCGCAGCCGGGTGGTGCTACTGGTGTCCAGGGAGGGGCACTGCCTGTACGACCTGCTCGGCCGGGTCGCCTCCGGTGAGCTGGACATCGAACTGCCCGCGGTGATCGGCAACCATCCGGCGCTCGGCGACATCACCAGGGCACATGGGATCCCGTTCCACCACGTGCCGTTCCCCCGCGGGGACGCCGAGGGCGGGGCGGCCGCGTTCCGCCGGATCCGCGAACTGGTGGACGAGCACGACCCGCATGCCGTGGTGCTGGCCAGGTTCATGCGGATCCTGCCGCCGGAGCTGTGCACGGCCTGGGCGGGCCGGGCGCTGAACATCCACCACAGCTTCCTGCCCTCGTTCGTCGGCGCCCGGCCGTACCACCAGGCGCATGCCCGCGGGGTGAAACTGGTCGGTGCGACCTGCCACTACGTCACCGCGGACCTGGACGCCGGGCCGATCATCGAGCAGGACGTGATCCGGGTAGGCCACGGCGACTCGGTGTCGGACATGGTGCGCAAGGGCCGGGACATCGAGAAGGTCACCCTGGCAAGGGGCCTGCGCTGGCATCTCGAGCGGCGCGTGCTGGTGCACGGCAACCGAACCGTGGTCTTCTAG
- a CDS encoding AAA family ATPase: MLDPRICPACGDRAERPRTEGARPVLCCALCGHRWPFRRLPLFALTGPSGAGKSTVGPALAERLADRVVVLEQDVLWTGGLRDDVDGHPLFRSTWLRMAAMIHQSGRPVVLCGTVVPAEFEPLPERTLFADIHYLALVAEPDALAARLRARPAWREWSPPRIAEMLEFNDWLRAGAAEMTPPVRLFDTTEAPLAAAVDAACAWIRAGLGSL, translated from the coding sequence GTGCTCGACCCCCGGATCTGTCCGGCCTGCGGTGATCGCGCGGAGCGCCCACGTACCGAGGGGGCACGGCCGGTGCTGTGCTGCGCGCTCTGCGGGCACCGCTGGCCGTTCCGGCGGTTGCCGCTGTTCGCGTTGACCGGACCGAGCGGGGCCGGCAAGTCGACCGTCGGCCCCGCGCTTGCCGAGCGGCTTGCCGATCGGGTCGTCGTGCTTGAGCAGGACGTGCTGTGGACCGGCGGGCTGCGCGATGACGTGGACGGCCACCCGCTGTTCCGGTCCACCTGGCTGCGGATGGCCGCGATGATCCACCAGAGCGGGCGCCCGGTGGTGCTGTGCGGCACCGTGGTGCCCGCCGAGTTCGAACCCCTGCCGGAGCGGACGCTGTTCGCCGACATCCACTACCTCGCGCTGGTGGCCGAACCGGACGCGCTCGCCGCCCGGCTGCGCGCCCGGCCTGCCTGGCGGGAGTGGTCGCCGCCGCGGATCGCGGAAATGCTGGAGTTCAACGACTGGCTGCGGGCCGGCGCCGCGGAGATGACCCCGCCGGTGCGATTGTTCGACACCACCGAGGCGCCGCTTGCCGCCGCCGTGGACGCGGCCTGCGCATGGATACGCGCCGGGCTGGGAAGCCTCTGA
- a CDS encoding lysophospholipid acyltransferase family protein has translation MKRAGAAASALLGHAPSVLGGRQVERHAQRVLTALDVRVDSSADRLSVPGGPGTLIVANHISWLDIVALLAIEPLSFVAKREVRRWPVIGSLAARLGTCFVDRHALRELPASVAELAETLRSGRSVMVFPEGTTWCSLPGGDFRRAPFQAALDAGAPIRPLTIDYFQGDEPSTISAFVGDDTLAASLGRVLTAGELTLRLRAHEVLAAEGDRRTLAATTQRLIRAAGSTELAGSHLGGPVHA, from the coding sequence ATGAAACGTGCGGGTGCGGCCGCCTCGGCGCTGCTGGGCCACGCCCCGTCGGTGCTCGGTGGCCGGCAGGTCGAGCGGCACGCTCAGCGGGTGTTGACCGCGCTGGACGTGCGGGTGGACAGCAGCGCCGACCGGCTGAGCGTGCCCGGCGGTCCGGGGACGCTGATCGTGGCCAACCACATCTCCTGGCTGGACATCGTGGCCCTGCTGGCCATCGAGCCGCTGTCCTTCGTGGCGAAACGCGAGGTACGGAGGTGGCCGGTGATCGGCTCGCTGGCCGCCCGGCTGGGCACCTGCTTCGTGGACCGGCACGCCCTGCGCGAGTTGCCTGCCAGCGTGGCCGAGCTGGCGGAGACCTTGCGCTCCGGGCGTTCGGTGATGGTGTTCCCGGAGGGGACCACCTGGTGCTCGCTGCCCGGAGGGGACTTCCGGCGCGCGCCCTTCCAGGCCGCGCTGGACGCGGGCGCACCGATCCGCCCGCTGACGATCGACTACTTCCAGGGGGACGAGCCGAGCACGATCAGCGCCTTCGTCGGCGACGACACCCTGGCCGCCTCCCTGGGCAGGGTGCTGACGGCGGGCGAGCTGACCCTGCGGCTGCGGGCACACGAGGTGCTGGCCGCCGAGGGTGACCGCCGCACGCTCGCCGCCACGACCCAGCGGCTGATCCGCGCGGCCGGATCAACCGAGCTCGCCGGCTCGCATCTCGGCGGTCCGGTCCATGCTTGA
- a CDS encoding NADP-dependent oxidoreductase, producing MSVSKQATEIRLASRPHGRPTMDNFSIVDTEMPAPGPGQVLVRNLVMSVDPAMRGRMNDRKSYVEPFEVGRAMLGGAVGAVAESHVDTLRTGDLVLHQHGWRSHAVVDADQVVPIDAEAAPLTAYLGVLGMPGLTAYAGLFDVAGFKAGDTVFVSGAAGAVGSLVGQLARLNGAERVIGSAGSADKVAHLTGELGFDAAFNYKDGPVAEQLHAAAPDGIDVYFDNVGGEHLEAAIDAINLHGRIVVCGMISQYNATEPACAPRNLGQLIVKRFTVRGMLVLDYLYLQQQFMAEVAPLVAEGRIAYSETIVDGLENAPQAFLDLLDGGNTGKMLVRIAH from the coding sequence GTGAGCGTTTCCAAGCAAGCTACCGAGATCCGGCTGGCTTCCCGCCCGCACGGTCGGCCCACCATGGACAACTTCTCCATTGTGGACACCGAGATGCCGGCACCCGGCCCCGGCCAGGTACTGGTGCGCAACCTCGTGATGAGTGTCGATCCGGCGATGCGGGGCCGGATGAACGACCGGAAGTCGTACGTCGAACCGTTCGAAGTGGGCAGGGCCATGCTCGGTGGCGCCGTCGGCGCGGTCGCCGAGTCACACGTGGACACATTGCGCACGGGTGACCTCGTACTGCATCAGCACGGCTGGCGCTCGCACGCTGTGGTGGACGCCGACCAGGTGGTGCCGATCGACGCCGAGGCCGCGCCGTTGACCGCCTACCTCGGGGTGCTCGGCATGCCGGGGCTCACCGCCTACGCCGGGCTGTTCGACGTGGCCGGGTTCAAGGCGGGGGACACCGTGTTCGTCTCCGGTGCCGCCGGCGCCGTCGGTTCGCTGGTGGGCCAGCTCGCCAGGCTGAACGGGGCGGAGCGGGTGATCGGCAGCGCGGGTTCCGCGGACAAGGTGGCTCATCTCACCGGTGAGCTCGGGTTCGACGCCGCGTTCAACTACAAGGACGGGCCGGTCGCGGAGCAGCTGCACGCCGCGGCCCCGGACGGGATCGACGTCTACTTCGACAACGTCGGCGGCGAGCACCTCGAGGCCGCGATCGACGCGATCAACCTGCACGGCCGGATCGTGGTCTGCGGGATGATCTCCCAGTACAACGCCACCGAGCCGGCCTGCGCCCCGCGCAACCTCGGCCAGCTCATCGTCAAGCGGTTCACTGTCCGCGGCATGCTCGTGCTGGACTACCTCTACCTCCAGCAGCAGTTCATGGCCGAGGTCGCCCCGCTGGTGGCCGAGGGCAGGATCGCCTACTCCGAGACGATTGTGGACGGCCTGGAGAACGCCCCGCAGGCCTTTCTCGACCTGCTCGACGGCGGCAACACCGGGAAGATGCTGGTCCGCATCGCGCACTGA
- a CDS encoding zf-TFIIB domain-containing protein: protein MRRLSAVICPKCQNMMRTVDKQGVHIDQCEGCRGIFLDHGELERVVSAENAYYGQSAPPPYQPAQPHQSAQPPPPGYHGGHHGHSDSPRPYRGGHGDSPRPYRGGYGDSPRPYGHGHKKRKRSFLDGLFD from the coding sequence TTGCGTAGGCTGTCGGCTGTGATTTGCCCCAAATGCCAGAACATGATGCGGACCGTCGACAAGCAAGGCGTGCACATCGACCAGTGCGAGGGCTGCCGCGGGATCTTCCTCGACCACGGTGAGCTGGAGCGAGTCGTCAGCGCGGAGAACGCCTACTACGGCCAGTCCGCGCCGCCCCCGTACCAGCCCGCCCAGCCGCACCAGTCCGCTCAGCCGCCTCCGCCCGGCTACCACGGTGGGCACCACGGCCACAGCGACTCGCCGCGCCCCTACCGGGGTGGCCACGGCGACTCGCCGCGCCCGTACCGGGGTGGCTACGGGGACTCGCCGCGCCCGTACGGGCATGGCCACAAGAAGCGCAAGCGCAGCTTCCTCGACGGCCTCTTCGACTAG
- a CDS encoding TetR/AcrR family transcriptional regulator, whose translation MAAPTRTPRHKWIEVGLQALAAGGPDAVRVEPLAKTLGVTRGGFYWHFEDRRALLEEMLDTWERKSTDDVIERVETEGGDARAKARRAGALTFSEALLPVDLAVRDWSRRDPAVAERLRRVDNSRMGYLRTLFGTFCRDEEEVEIRSMVAFSVAIGNHLLAADHGTRDRAEVLDLTARWLLA comes from the coding sequence ATGGCGGCCCCCACACGCACCCCTCGGCACAAGTGGATCGAGGTGGGGCTACAAGCCCTCGCCGCGGGCGGGCCGGACGCCGTCCGGGTCGAACCGCTGGCGAAGACGCTCGGGGTCACCAGGGGCGGCTTCTACTGGCACTTCGAGGACCGGCGCGCGCTGCTGGAGGAGATGCTGGACACCTGGGAACGGAAGAGCACCGACGACGTGATCGAGCGGGTCGAGACCGAGGGCGGGGACGCCAGGGCCAAGGCGCGGCGGGCGGGCGCGCTCACCTTCTCCGAAGCCCTGCTGCCGGTCGATCTCGCGGTCCGCGACTGGTCCAGGCGCGACCCGGCTGTCGCCGAACGCCTGCGGCGCGTGGACAACAGCCGGATGGGCTACCTGCGCACCCTGTTCGGCACCTTCTGCCGGGACGAGGAGGAGGTCGAGATCCGCAGCATGGTGGCCTTCTCGGTGGCCATCGGGAACCACCTGCTCGCCGCCGACCACGGCACGCGCGACCGCGCCGAGGTCCTCGACCTGACCGCGCGGTGGCTGCTGGCCTGA